A section of the Streptomyces sp. SCL15-4 genome encodes:
- a CDS encoding PP2C family protein-serine/threonine phosphatase, with product MGSVRGRWARGDRRERGWLRGAPPPWWVRVLPVLLLAAVGSATLITPHARDLGFLLGAIPPLAVLSYGPLTTGVLGLGVVAVLNMPATHLNRPGDTDLLTVVFVAALSVFVAYVRSRRDAQLDTERAIGEAVQRAVLPPLPDRVGRVGCAAYYRAAQDGTLVGGDFFDVRAGPYGVRAVLGDVQGHGLTAVATVVSLLGAFREAALDQPDLESVAARLDRRLAVDSADVGHAELFATALLLEFADGTAAVRVVACGHPAPVLLRAGAAREVTVAPAPPLGIGLVGVDPPKEVTVPLAPGDRLFLASDGVWEARDAGGAFYPLPRRLTALAGAPSADLPGAVWEDLVRHRYLVRDDATMLVLTPEAAGAGGGPR from the coding sequence GTGGGATCGGTACGCGGCCGGTGGGCGCGCGGGGACCGTCGGGAGCGCGGCTGGCTGCGGGGCGCGCCGCCGCCGTGGTGGGTCCGTGTGCTGCCCGTCCTGCTGCTCGCGGCCGTCGGCTCCGCCACGCTGATCACACCCCACGCGCGCGATCTCGGTTTCCTGCTGGGCGCGATCCCGCCGCTGGCGGTCCTGTCCTACGGCCCGCTGACCACCGGAGTGCTCGGGCTGGGCGTGGTCGCGGTGCTGAACATGCCGGCCACGCATCTGAACCGTCCCGGTGACACCGATCTGCTGACCGTCGTGTTCGTGGCCGCGCTGAGCGTGTTCGTGGCCTATGTGCGCAGCCGGCGGGACGCCCAGCTGGACACCGAGCGGGCGATCGGCGAGGCGGTGCAGCGGGCCGTGCTGCCGCCGCTGCCGGACCGGGTCGGGCGGGTCGGGTGCGCCGCCTACTACCGGGCCGCGCAGGACGGGACGCTGGTGGGCGGGGACTTCTTCGACGTGCGGGCGGGGCCGTACGGCGTGCGGGCGGTGCTGGGGGATGTGCAGGGGCACGGGCTGACGGCGGTGGCCACGGTGGTGTCGCTGCTGGGAGCGTTCCGGGAGGCCGCGCTGGACCAGCCGGACCTGGAGTCGGTGGCGGCGCGGCTGGACCGCCGGCTGGCGGTGGACTCGGCGGACGTGGGGCACGCGGAGCTGTTCGCCACCGCCCTGCTGCTGGAGTTCGCCGACGGCACGGCCGCGGTACGGGTGGTGGCGTGCGGGCATCCGGCGCCCGTGCTGCTGCGCGCCGGGGCGGCCCGGGAGGTGACCGTCGCGCCCGCACCGCCGCTGGGCATCGGGCTGGTCGGTGTCGACCCGCCGAAGGAGGTCACCGTGCCGCTCGCTCCGGGCGACCGCCTGTTCCTGGCCTCCGACGGCGTGTGGGAGGCCCGGGACGCCGGCGGTGCCTTCTACCCGCTCCCGCGACGACTGACCGCCCTGGCCGGCGCCCCGTCCGCCGACCTTCCCGGCGCGGTGTGGGAGGACCTGGTACGACACCGCTATCTGGTCCGCGACGACGCGACCATGCTGGTCCTGACACCGGAGGCGGCGGGAGCGGGTGGAGGGCCGCGGTGA
- a CDS encoding GNAT family N-acetyltransferase, translating to MTGLVVRALDDSSAHLFHTLPDPLALGDGHRRTRYRPDWRRVALRDGRVVARAAWWARPEDPEPLVINWFDVAEGEEEAGAALLRTAPWRTPELELDLPPGWRNDPRLRAAAGARAAAARRAGYTPLVERFVYRWTPDRGLPERPGRLVFTAEPDDSVFHGLLRRIHSATLDAHARRAVERGGVDRAAREEMDVFHWFPSPRHWWRLAHTPAGDPVGIHIPARNPSGPCVGFIGVVPEQRGHGYAYDLLADCTHFLAGQGAEFIAAATDQDNFPMAAHFTTARYPVVHERVTYWTGPEAGDGR from the coding sequence ATGACCGGCCTGGTCGTCCGCGCGCTCGACGACAGCAGCGCGCACCTGTTCCACACCCTGCCCGACCCGCTCGCCCTGGGCGACGGGCACCGGCGCACCCGCTACCGTCCCGACTGGCGGCGCGTCGCCCTGCGCGACGGCCGTGTCGTGGCACGGGCCGCCTGGTGGGCCCGCCCCGAGGACCCCGAGCCCCTGGTGATCAACTGGTTCGACGTCGCCGAGGGCGAGGAGGAGGCCGGTGCCGCACTGCTGCGGACGGCCCCGTGGCGGACCCCCGAGCTGGAACTCGACCTGCCGCCCGGCTGGCGGAACGACCCGCGCCTGCGGGCCGCGGCCGGCGCCCGGGCCGCCGCCGCGCGCCGGGCCGGCTACACCCCTCTGGTGGAGCGGTTCGTCTACCGCTGGACCCCGGACCGGGGCCTGCCCGAGCGGCCCGGACGGCTCGTCTTCACCGCCGAACCGGACGACAGCGTGTTCCACGGCCTGCTGCGCCGCATCCACTCCGCCACCCTGGACGCCCACGCCCGCCGGGCCGTCGAGCGGGGCGGCGTGGACCGGGCGGCCCGGGAGGAGATGGACGTCTTCCACTGGTTCCCCTCGCCCCGCCACTGGTGGCGGCTCGCCCACACCCCGGCGGGCGACCCGGTCGGCATCCACATCCCGGCCCGCAACCCCTCGGGGCCGTGCGTCGGCTTCATCGGAGTGGTGCCGGAACAGCGCGGCCACGGCTACGCCTACGACCTGCTCGCCGACTGCACCCACTTCCTGGCCGGACAGGGCGCCGAGTTCATCGCCGCCGCCACCGACCAGGACAACTTCCCGATGGCCGCCCACTTCACCACGGCCCGCTATCCCGTCGTACACGAACGCGTCACCTACTGGACCGGCCCGGAGGCCGGCGACGGTCGCTGA
- a CDS encoding Gfo/Idh/MocA family oxidoreductase produces MRIGLLGTGPWARATYAPALAEHTGLEFTGVWGRRPEAAAELAERYGVAAYADVDALLADVDAVAVALPPSVQAELAVRAAGAGRHLLLDKPLAVSAAGGRAVAEAVERAGVASVVFFTTRFQKEPEAWVEEQAARTGWFTARAHWLGAVFTGDSPFAASPWRREKGALWDVGPHALSVLLPVLGDVGKVAAAARGPADTVHLVLDHATGASSSLTLSLTAPPAAAGAEVELRGEAGVSVMPGSSQGAVAALGRAADALVRAARTGRPHSCDAAFGLRVTEILAAAEDRLTAARA; encoded by the coding sequence ATGCGCATCGGACTGCTGGGGACGGGCCCATGGGCGCGGGCGACGTACGCTCCCGCCCTCGCGGAGCACACCGGCCTGGAGTTCACCGGGGTGTGGGGGCGCCGGCCGGAGGCGGCCGCGGAGCTGGCGGAGCGGTACGGCGTCGCCGCGTACGCCGACGTGGACGCGCTGCTGGCCGACGTGGACGCGGTGGCGGTGGCCCTGCCGCCGTCGGTGCAGGCGGAGTTGGCGGTGCGCGCGGCCGGAGCGGGCCGTCACCTGCTGCTGGACAAGCCGCTGGCGGTGTCGGCCGCCGGGGGCCGGGCCGTGGCGGAGGCGGTGGAGCGGGCCGGGGTGGCGTCGGTGGTGTTTTTCACCACGCGCTTCCAGAAGGAGCCGGAGGCCTGGGTCGAGGAACAGGCCGCGCGGACGGGCTGGTTCACCGCGCGGGCCCACTGGCTGGGCGCGGTGTTCACGGGCGACAGCCCGTTCGCGGCCTCGCCGTGGCGGCGGGAGAAGGGGGCGCTGTGGGACGTCGGCCCGCACGCCCTGTCGGTCCTGCTGCCGGTCCTCGGCGACGTAGGGAAGGTCGCGGCGGCGGCGCGCGGTCCGGCGGACACCGTCCATCTGGTGCTGGACCACGCCACCGGCGCGTCCAGCTCGCTCACGCTGAGCCTGACGGCCCCGCCGGCGGCGGCCGGGGCCGAGGTGGAGCTGCGGGGCGAGGCGGGTGTGTCGGTCATGCCCGGGAGTTCGCAAGGAGCGGTCGCCGCGCTCGGCCGGGCCGCCGACGCGCTGGTGCGGGCCGCCCGCACCGGCCGCCCGCACTCCTGCGACGCCGCGTTCGGGCTGCGGGTCACCGAAATCCTCGCCGCGGCGGAGGACCGGCTCACGGCCGCCCGGGCGTAG
- the tgmB gene encoding ATP-grasp ribosomal peptide maturase, producing the protein MTVLILTSEEDVTADMVVLRLGEAGVPVVRLDPADLTNGVALSGEYVRGACRGHLSVGGRLVGMDGLRSVWVRRPGDPAARAAQPSAWLTEESSQALYGMLRCSDARWMNHPDAARRARHKPWQLGLAQRSGLAVPATLITTFPQAAREFARRFPDLVVKPVSGAHPQEPPRSVPTSRVAPDTDFTAVAYGPTLLQRRIAKRADIRLTVVGGTLLAARKPADPDAHPDDVDVRFAPSVSPWLPADVPPRVAEGVRRYMTGAELAYGAFDFAEDADGIWWFLECNQSGQFGFVEMDTGQPIAAAIAGWLAGRGTGGHGCAEGERGAPS; encoded by the coding sequence ATGACCGTGCTCATCCTGACCAGTGAGGAAGACGTGACGGCGGACATGGTGGTCCTCCGGCTGGGCGAGGCCGGCGTGCCCGTCGTCCGGCTCGACCCCGCCGATCTGACCAACGGCGTGGCGCTGTCGGGCGAGTACGTGCGGGGCGCCTGCCGGGGGCATCTGTCCGTCGGCGGGCGCCTGGTGGGCATGGACGGTCTGCGCTCGGTGTGGGTGCGCAGACCGGGCGATCCGGCCGCCCGCGCCGCCCAGCCCTCCGCCTGGCTGACGGAGGAGTCGTCGCAGGCGCTGTACGGCATGCTGCGGTGCAGCGACGCCCGCTGGATGAACCATCCGGACGCCGCCCGCCGCGCCCGGCACAAACCCTGGCAGCTCGGCCTGGCCCAGCGCAGCGGGCTGGCGGTGCCGGCCACCCTCATCACGACGTTCCCGCAGGCCGCGCGGGAGTTCGCGCGGCGCTTCCCGGACCTGGTGGTCAAGCCGGTCTCCGGGGCGCATCCGCAGGAGCCGCCCCGGTCCGTGCCGACCAGCCGCGTCGCGCCGGACACCGATTTCACCGCGGTGGCCTACGGCCCGACCCTGCTGCAACGGAGGATCGCCAAACGGGCCGACATCCGGCTCACCGTCGTCGGCGGCACGCTGCTGGCCGCCCGCAAGCCCGCCGACCCGGACGCCCATCCGGACGACGTGGACGTCCGTTTCGCCCCCTCGGTCTCCCCCTGGCTGCCCGCGGACGTGCCCCCACGGGTCGCCGAAGGCGTGCGGCGGTACATGACGGGTGCGGAACTGGCGTACGGAGCCTTCGACTTCGCGGAGGACGCGGACGGGATCTGGTGGTTCCTGGAGTGCAACCAGTCCGGCCAGTTCGGGTTCGTGGAGATGGACACCGGCCAGCCGATCGCCGCCGCCATCGCGGGCTGGCTCGCGGGGCGGGGAACGGGGGGCCACGGGTGTGCGGAGGGTGAACGCGGCGCACCATCCTGA
- the tgmA gene encoding putative ATP-grasp-modified RiPP, whose product MQPFTLNYARPAVQLDVTIPYAYDSGLQVNVLPDGRIAATDHATLRALGTTTSTAGSKTHFDD is encoded by the coding sequence ATGCAACCGTTCACGCTCAACTACGCGCGGCCCGCTGTGCAGTTGGACGTCACCATTCCGTACGCGTACGACTCCGGACTGCAAGTGAACGTCCTCCCGGACGGGCGGATCGCCGCGACCGACCACGCGACGTTGAGAGCCCTCGGGACCACGACGTCGACCGCCGGTTCCAAGACGCACTTCGACGACTGA